A genomic region of Phragmites australis chromosome 2, lpPhrAust1.1, whole genome shotgun sequence contains the following coding sequences:
- the LOC133893399 gene encoding uncharacterized protein LOC133893399 isoform X1: protein MSETEAAAPAPAASTERKPRRLRGHKKGAVTCCVASSARPGVVASCGEDGCLCWFDLRTKDVLLSIEAANKPISSMCFKPGNEDFVYVSSGNEILSFDVRMGTQSKPLETYNYNRDEINQIAISSRGFLAAADDSGDVKIVNTIQKCLYKRLREAHSSICSSVQFIPWRPWTDKFHLAAITGGLDSKLVAWDFSKGRTLFSIDYGSPELQNGSSSGSAGQCFNPAFVHSVAVSEEGILGGLYKVCAVARGDGAVDVVDLEYELAPAKSKGSSRPVGLSGSTMSSKGSDLGDGSSNQSQVKRIHLDYTTGGHTAAVSCVAFSAFGEKGKFLVSGGNDASVKLWDWSKGFSSETNSNGELVLDIDVKKKVNWLCTTPTDSDNLIVCDTSKVVKVYNFP, encoded by the exons ATGTCGGAGACTGAAgcagcggcgccggcgccggcggcatcGACGGAGAGGAAGCCCCGGAGGCTGCGGGGCCACAAGAAGGGCGCCGTCACCTGCTGCGTCGCGTCCTCCGCCCGCCCGGGCGTCGTCGCCTCCTGCGGCGAG GATGGATGTCTTTGCTGGTTTGATCTGCGCACCAAAGATGTGCTTTTATCCATTGAGGCAGCAAATAAACCAATCTCTTCAATGTGCTTTAAACCAG GAAATGAAGATTTTGTGTATGTCTCTTCTGGAAATGAAATATTGTCCTTTGATGTTCGTATG GGAACTCAATCAAAACCATTAGAGACATATAACTACAATAGAGATGAAATCAATCAG ATTGCTATCAGCTCTAGAGGTTTTCTTGCTGCTGCAGATGACAGTGGGGATGTTAAG ATTGTCAATACCATTCAAAAATGCTTGTACAAAAGATTGAGAGAAGCCCACTCAAGT ATTTGCAGCAGCGTACAATTCATTCCTTGGAGACCTTGGACAG ATAAATTTCATTTGGCAGCAATCACTGGTGGCCTTGATTCAAAGCTCGTTGCGTGGGATTTCTCTAAAGGGCGAACACTATTTTCTATTGACTACG GATCACCTGAACTGCAAAATGGCAGTTCGTCAGGTAGCGCAGGGCAATGTTTCAACCCTGCTTTTGTTCATTCAGTAGCAGTTTCTGAAGAGGGCATTTTGGGAGGGTTGTACAAAGTTTGTGCTGTTGCAAGGGGGGATGGTGCTGTTGATGTAGTTGACCTTGAATATGAATTGGCCCCTGCAAAATCAAAAGGATCTTCTCGGCCAGTGGGTTTGTCTGGTTCGACAATGAGTTCAAAAGGTTCTGATCTTGGAGATGGAAGCAGTAATCAAAGTCAAGTGAAAAGGATCCATCTTGATTACACGACGGGTGGCCATACTGCAGCTGTGTCTTGTGT AGCATTTTCAGCATTTGGTGAGAAGGGGAAGTTCCTCGTTTCAGGTGGCAATGATGCATCAGTGAAGCTATGGGATTGGTCCAAAGGATTTTCTTCTGAAACAAACAGCAATGGTGAATTGGTGTTGGATATTGATGTGAAGAAAAAG GTAAATTGGTTGTGTACTACTCCAACCGATTCAGATAACCTGATTGTGTGTGATACATCGAAGGTGGTTAAAGTATATAATTTCCCATAG
- the LOC133893399 gene encoding uncharacterized protein LOC133893399 isoform X2, with the protein MSETEAAAPAPAASTERKPRRLRGHKKGAVTCCVASSARPGVVASCGEDGCLCWFDLRTKDVLLSIEAANKPISSMCFKPGNEDFVYVSSGNEILSFDVRMGTQSKPLETYNYNRDEINQIAISSRGFLAAADDSGDVKIVNTIQKCLYKRLREAHSSICSSVQFIPWRPWTAITGGLDSKLVAWDFSKGRTLFSIDYGSPELQNGSSSGSAGQCFNPAFVHSVAVSEEGILGGLYKVCAVARGDGAVDVVDLEYELAPAKSKGSSRPVGLSGSTMSSKGSDLGDGSSNQSQVKRIHLDYTTGGHTAAVSCVAFSAFGEKGKFLVSGGNDASVKLWDWSKGFSSETNSNGELVLDIDVKKKVNWLCTTPTDSDNLIVCDTSKVVKVYNFP; encoded by the exons ATGTCGGAGACTGAAgcagcggcgccggcgccggcggcatcGACGGAGAGGAAGCCCCGGAGGCTGCGGGGCCACAAGAAGGGCGCCGTCACCTGCTGCGTCGCGTCCTCCGCCCGCCCGGGCGTCGTCGCCTCCTGCGGCGAG GATGGATGTCTTTGCTGGTTTGATCTGCGCACCAAAGATGTGCTTTTATCCATTGAGGCAGCAAATAAACCAATCTCTTCAATGTGCTTTAAACCAG GAAATGAAGATTTTGTGTATGTCTCTTCTGGAAATGAAATATTGTCCTTTGATGTTCGTATG GGAACTCAATCAAAACCATTAGAGACATATAACTACAATAGAGATGAAATCAATCAG ATTGCTATCAGCTCTAGAGGTTTTCTTGCTGCTGCAGATGACAGTGGGGATGTTAAG ATTGTCAATACCATTCAAAAATGCTTGTACAAAAGATTGAGAGAAGCCCACTCAAGT ATTTGCAGCAGCGTACAATTCATTCCTTGGAGACCTTGGACAG CAATCACTGGTGGCCTTGATTCAAAGCTCGTTGCGTGGGATTTCTCTAAAGGGCGAACACTATTTTCTATTGACTACG GATCACCTGAACTGCAAAATGGCAGTTCGTCAGGTAGCGCAGGGCAATGTTTCAACCCTGCTTTTGTTCATTCAGTAGCAGTTTCTGAAGAGGGCATTTTGGGAGGGTTGTACAAAGTTTGTGCTGTTGCAAGGGGGGATGGTGCTGTTGATGTAGTTGACCTTGAATATGAATTGGCCCCTGCAAAATCAAAAGGATCTTCTCGGCCAGTGGGTTTGTCTGGTTCGACAATGAGTTCAAAAGGTTCTGATCTTGGAGATGGAAGCAGTAATCAAAGTCAAGTGAAAAGGATCCATCTTGATTACACGACGGGTGGCCATACTGCAGCTGTGTCTTGTGT AGCATTTTCAGCATTTGGTGAGAAGGGGAAGTTCCTCGTTTCAGGTGGCAATGATGCATCAGTGAAGCTATGGGATTGGTCCAAAGGATTTTCTTCTGAAACAAACAGCAATGGTGAATTGGTGTTGGATATTGATGTGAAGAAAAAG GTAAATTGGTTGTGTACTACTCCAACCGATTCAGATAACCTGATTGTGTGTGATACATCGAAGGTGGTTAAAGTATATAATTTCCCATAG
- the LOC133893399 gene encoding uncharacterized protein LOC133893399 isoform X3 has translation MSETEAAAPAPAASTERKPRRLRGHKKGAVTCCVASSARPGVVASCGEDGCLCWFDLRTKDVLLSIEAANKPISSMCFKPGNEDFVYVSSGNEILSFDVRMGTQSKPLETYNYNRDEINQIAISSRGFLAAADDSGDVKIVNTIQKCLYKRLREAHSSICSSVQFIPWRPWTDKFHLAAITGGLDSKLVAWDFSKGRTLFSIDYGSPELQNGSSSGSAGQCFNPAFVHSVAVSEEGILGGLYKVCAVARGDGAVDVVDLEYELAPAKSKGSSRPVGLSGSTMSSKGSDLGDGSSNQSQVKRIHLDYTTGGHTAAVSCVIW, from the exons ATGTCGGAGACTGAAgcagcggcgccggcgccggcggcatcGACGGAGAGGAAGCCCCGGAGGCTGCGGGGCCACAAGAAGGGCGCCGTCACCTGCTGCGTCGCGTCCTCCGCCCGCCCGGGCGTCGTCGCCTCCTGCGGCGAG GATGGATGTCTTTGCTGGTTTGATCTGCGCACCAAAGATGTGCTTTTATCCATTGAGGCAGCAAATAAACCAATCTCTTCAATGTGCTTTAAACCAG GAAATGAAGATTTTGTGTATGTCTCTTCTGGAAATGAAATATTGTCCTTTGATGTTCGTATG GGAACTCAATCAAAACCATTAGAGACATATAACTACAATAGAGATGAAATCAATCAG ATTGCTATCAGCTCTAGAGGTTTTCTTGCTGCTGCAGATGACAGTGGGGATGTTAAG ATTGTCAATACCATTCAAAAATGCTTGTACAAAAGATTGAGAGAAGCCCACTCAAGT ATTTGCAGCAGCGTACAATTCATTCCTTGGAGACCTTGGACAG ATAAATTTCATTTGGCAGCAATCACTGGTGGCCTTGATTCAAAGCTCGTTGCGTGGGATTTCTCTAAAGGGCGAACACTATTTTCTATTGACTACG GATCACCTGAACTGCAAAATGGCAGTTCGTCAGGTAGCGCAGGGCAATGTTTCAACCCTGCTTTTGTTCATTCAGTAGCAGTTTCTGAAGAGGGCATTTTGGGAGGGTTGTACAAAGTTTGTGCTGTTGCAAGGGGGGATGGTGCTGTTGATGTAGTTGACCTTGAATATGAATTGGCCCCTGCAAAATCAAAAGGATCTTCTCGGCCAGTGGGTTTGTCTGGTTCGACAATGAGTTCAAAAGGTTCTGATCTTGGAGATGGAAGCAGTAATCAAAGTCAAGTGAAAAGGATCCATCTTGATTACACGACGGGTGGCCATACTGCAGCTGTGTCTTGTGT CATTTGGTGA
- the LOC133893433 gene encoding probable envelope ADP,ATP carrier protein, chloroplastic has translation MSHRRVEACDSWRPPRNHGAPSLHLLRAGPCLPAFASLSVREGGCGEAAVAKAAAEEAAVVRVEGKESAAEKMAGSEVDKERRLPPAAQLVRHPLAILALVPNSAALFAAGAAAGAVAKTVTAPLDRVKLLMQTHSVRVAGESAKKGVGFLEAIADIGKEEGLKGYWKGNLPQVIRIIPYSAVQLFSYEVYKKIFRRKDGELTLFGRLAAGACAGMTSTLVTYPLDVLRLRLAVQSGHSTMSQVALNMLREEGLASFYGGLGPSLIGIAPYIAVNFCVFDLMKKSVPEKYKNRPETSLATALLSATFATLMCYPLDTVRRQMQMKGTSYNTIFDAIPGIVERDGLIGLYRGFVPNALKNLPNSSIKLTAFDTVKTLISTGQKELEKIMQENQDKTI, from the exons ATGAGCCACCGGCGGGTGGAGGCCTGCGACTCGTGGCGGCCGCCGCGGAACCACGGGGCGCCCTCGCTGCACCTCCTCCGCGCGGGCCCCTGTCTCCCCGCGTTCGCGTCGCTCTCCGTCCGCGAGGGCGGGTGCGGGGAGGCCGCCGTTGccaaggcggcggcggaggaggcagcCGTCGTCCGGGTCGAGGGGAAGGAGAGCGCGGCGGAGAAGATGGCGGGGAGCGAGGTGGACAAGGAGCGCAGGCTTCCGCCCGCGGCGCAGCTGGTGAGGCACCCACTGGCGATTCTGGCTCTGGTGCCCAACAGCGCCGCGCTCTTCGCGGCGGGGGCCGCCGCGGGCGCCGTCGCCAAGACGGTCACCGCGCCGCTCGACCGCGTCAAGCTCCTCATGCAG ACGCACAGCGTGCGGGTCGCGGGAGAGAGCGCTAAGAAGGGGGTTGGATTCCTTGAG GCTATTGCAGACATAGGAAAAGAGGAGGGTCTTAAGGGTTACTGGAAAGGCAACCTTCCACAG GTTATTCGCATAATTCCCTACAGTGCGGTACAACTCTTCTCATATGAAGTTTACAAG AAAATTTTCCGGAGAAAGGATGGAGAGCTCACTTTGTTTGGGAGGCTTGCTGCTGGTGCTTGCGCGGGCATGACATCTACACtc GTAACTTACCCACTGGATGTTCTCCGGTTAAGGCTAGCTGTTCAATCTGGACACAGCACTATGTCTCAG GTTGCTCTTAACATGCTGAGGGAAGAAGGTTTAGCCTCCTTCTATGGAGGCTTGGGTCCATCTCTTATAGGAATAGCACCTTACATTGCTGTGAACTTCTGTGTTTTTGACTT AATGAAGAAATCTGTACCAGAGAAGTACAAGAATAGACCTGAAACATCTCTAGCAACTGCTCTTCTTTCAGCAACATTTGCAACTTTGATGTGTTATCCCCTGGACACTGTTAGAAGACAGATGCAGATGAAAGGCACATCATACAATACAATTTTTGATGCTATTCCAG GCATTGTGGAGCGCGATGGTCTAATTGGACTATATAGAGGTTTTGTGCCAAATGCGttaaaaaatctaccaaatagcaG CATTAAACTGACTGCGTTTGACACAGTGAAGACACTGATATCTACTGGGCAGAAGGAGCTGGAAAAAATCATGCAAGAAAACCAGGATAAAACAATCTAG